In a single window of the Sediminicoccus sp. KRV36 genome:
- a CDS encoding DUF1491 family protein — MDAKVKAHIWVAMAIRMSDMAGRPAAVLRRGDADSGGLLCVLNGRGGQVVLAQARDAESRPAWVRGTGEAPVTPDLADAYIERQVKRDPDLWVLEFEAPDYLPPFEARLI, encoded by the coding sequence TGAAGGCGCATATCTGGGTGGCCATGGCGATCCGGATGTCGGACATGGCAGGGCGCCCGGCGGCGGTGCTGCGGCGCGGCGATGCGGATTCGGGCGGCTTGCTCTGCGTGCTCAATGGCCGCGGCGGGCAGGTGGTGCTGGCCCAGGCGCGCGATGCCGAAAGCCGCCCCGCCTGGGTGCGTGGTACTGGCGAGGCGCCCGTGACGCCCGATCTGGCGGATGCCTACATCGAGCGCCAGGTGAAGCGGGACCCGGATCTGTGGGTGCTGGAATTCGAGGCGCCGGACTACCTGCCCCCCTTCGAGGCGCGGCTGAT